The following are from one region of the Desulfovibrio sp. JC010 genome:
- a CDS encoding Hpt domain-containing protein — protein sequence MEPKCISENFDLKSALARFAQDYELLDEAIAIFKEEALKHLGGIKKSLERGELKEASNYAHTLKGECGAVGAMKAQSVSWTMEKAAGNGDNSAAREILPELENEITKAIEYLPESTATMAK from the coding sequence ATGGAACCCAAATGCATTTCGGAGAACTTCGACCTGAAAAGTGCCCTGGCAAGGTTCGCGCAGGATTATGAACTGCTGGATGAAGCCATTGCAATTTTCAAGGAGGAAGCACTTAAACATCTTGGAGGAATAAAAAAGAGCCTTGAACGGGGAGAACTCAAGGAAGCCTCGAACTATGCTCATACGCTTAAAGGAGAATGCGGAGCAGTGGGAGCAATGAAAGCTCAGTCCGTGAGCTGGACAATGGAAAAAGCAGCAGGAAATGGAGACAACTCCGCTGCCCGGGAGATTCTTCCCGAACTGGAAAACGAAATAACAAAGGCAATTGAATATCTGCCGGAATCAACAGCAACAATGGCAAAATAA
- a CDS encoding response regulator, with amino-acid sequence MKTILIVDDDPKMLELLKHYLRKEEVNVLTAADGEEGLSVFDGKAVDLVIIDIFMPNMDGIQTILEMKQKQPEASILVISGGGEFTGLEYLKQAKALGAKEALVKPFSQDDFLTTVRSMLA; translated from the coding sequence ATGAAAACGATCCTGATTGTCGACGACGACCCTAAAATGCTTGAACTTCTCAAGCATTACCTCAGAAAAGAAGAGGTCAATGTACTCACCGCTGCGGATGGCGAGGAAGGCTTATCTGTTTTTGACGGCAAAGCCGTTGATCTGGTCATCATCGATATTTTCATGCCCAATATGGACGGCATCCAGACCATTCTTGAAATGAAGCAGAAACAACCGGAAGCCAGCATTCTGGTTATTTCCGGCGGCGGTGAATTCACCGGGCTGGAATACCTGAAACAGGCCAAAGCCCTTGGCGCGAAAGAAGCACTGGTCAAACCATTTTCTCAGGACGATTTTCTGACCACAGTGCGCTCCATGCTGGCTTAG